The following proteins come from a genomic window of Sorghum bicolor cultivar BTx623 chromosome 3, Sorghum_bicolor_NCBIv3, whole genome shotgun sequence:
- the LOC8062350 gene encoding sialyltransferase-like protein 1 isoform X2, whose translation MKRPLRRSFAVLIFVVLVGAASFSTALRRAVAPAPAREPPPLPLDPARLNATLLRLAAADPSEAPLRRDVDELLEGRLPASAARTRAWRRDRLLHPLHLHRHHSYPLPRRARYPDDDHDVLLHPLPRHEQLHIDPALRRDLRSWHRLRRYDPSVLASLPSLLSIPGRIPSCAVVGNSGILLRANHGALIDSHAAVFRLNNARISGYAAHVGSKTNFSFINSNILHLCARRPGCFCHPYGHGVPILLYICQAAHFLDVAACNATSSSHHGSPISVTDARLDVLCARIVKYYSLRRFVVETGRAPEEWDRAHDAAMFHYSSGMQAIMVAVGVCDKVSVFGFGKSSDAKHHYHSNQKAELDLHDYEAEYAFYHDLSEHPQHDANGRLECIYCRNFK comes from the exons ATGAAGCGGCCGCTGCGGCGCTCCTTCGCGGTGCTCATCTTCGTCGTGCTCGTCGGCGCGGCCTCCTTCTCCACCGCGCTCCGCCGCGCCgtcgcgcccgcgcccgcgcgggAGCCCCCGCCGCTGCCGCTCGACCCGGCGCGCCTCAACGCCACGCTGCTCCGCCTGGCCGCCGCCGATCCCTCGGAGGCGCCGCTGCGCCGGGACGTGGACGAGCTCCTCGAGGGCCGCCTCCCGGCCTCCGCCGCGCGGACCCGCGCGTGGCGCCGCGACCGACTCCTCCACCcgctccacctccaccgccaCCACAGCTACCCGCTCCCGCGCCGCGCCCGCTACCCGGACGACGACCACGACGTCCTGCTCCACCCGCTCCCGCGCCACGAGCAGCTCCACATCGACCCCGCACTCCGCCGCGACCTCCGCTCCTGGCACCGCCTCCGCCGCTACGACCCCTCCGTCCTCGCCAGCCTCCCCTCCCTGCTCTCCATCCCCGGCCGCATCCCCTCCTGCGCCGTCGTCGGCAACAGCGGCATCCTCCTGCGCGCCAACCACGGCGCCCTCATCGACTCCCACGCCGCCGTGTTCCGCCTCAACAACGCCCGCATCTCAGGCTACGCCGCGCACGTCGGTAGCAAGACCAACTTCTCTTTCATCAACAGCAACATCCTTCACCTCTGCGCGCGCCGGCCCGGCTGCTTCTGCCACCCCTACGGCCACGGCGTCCCCATCCTGCTCTACATCTGCCAGGCCGCCCATTTCCTCGATGTCGCCGCCTGCAACGCCACCTCGTCCTCCCACCACGGCTCCCCGATCTCCGTCACCGATGcccgcctcgacgtcctctgCGCGCGCATCGTCAAGTACTACTCCCTCCGCCGATTCGTCGTCGAGACCGGCCGCGCGCCCGAGGAGTGGGACCGCGCACACGACGCCGCCATGTTCCATTACTCGTCCGGGATGCAGGCCATCATGGTCGCGGTGGGAGTGTGTGACAAAGTCAGCGTGTTCGGCTTCGGCAAGTCTTCCGACGCCAAGCACCATTACCACAGCAACCAAAAGGCGGAGCTAGACCTCCACGACTACGAAGCGGAGTACGCTTTCTACCACGACCTCTCCGAGCATCCGCAG CATGATGCTAATGGAAGACTAGAATGCATAtactgtagaaattttaaatga
- the LOC8062350 gene encoding sialyltransferase-like protein 1 isoform X1, whose product MKRPLRRSFAVLIFVVLVGAASFSTALRRAVAPAPAREPPPLPLDPARLNATLLRLAAADPSEAPLRRDVDELLEGRLPASAARTRAWRRDRLLHPLHLHRHHSYPLPRRARYPDDDHDVLLHPLPRHEQLHIDPALRRDLRSWHRLRRYDPSVLASLPSLLSIPGRIPSCAVVGNSGILLRANHGALIDSHAAVFRLNNARISGYAAHVGSKTNFSFINSNILHLCARRPGCFCHPYGHGVPILLYICQAAHFLDVAACNATSSSHHGSPISVTDARLDVLCARIVKYYSLRRFVVETGRAPEEWDRAHDAAMFHYSSGMQAIMVAVGVCDKVSVFGFGKSSDAKHHYHSNQKAELDLHDYEAEYAFYHDLSEHPQVVPFLKDSGLTVPPVVFYH is encoded by the coding sequence ATGAAGCGGCCGCTGCGGCGCTCCTTCGCGGTGCTCATCTTCGTCGTGCTCGTCGGCGCGGCCTCCTTCTCCACCGCGCTCCGCCGCGCCgtcgcgcccgcgcccgcgcgggAGCCCCCGCCGCTGCCGCTCGACCCGGCGCGCCTCAACGCCACGCTGCTCCGCCTGGCCGCCGCCGATCCCTCGGAGGCGCCGCTGCGCCGGGACGTGGACGAGCTCCTCGAGGGCCGCCTCCCGGCCTCCGCCGCGCGGACCCGCGCGTGGCGCCGCGACCGACTCCTCCACCcgctccacctccaccgccaCCACAGCTACCCGCTCCCGCGCCGCGCCCGCTACCCGGACGACGACCACGACGTCCTGCTCCACCCGCTCCCGCGCCACGAGCAGCTCCACATCGACCCCGCACTCCGCCGCGACCTCCGCTCCTGGCACCGCCTCCGCCGCTACGACCCCTCCGTCCTCGCCAGCCTCCCCTCCCTGCTCTCCATCCCCGGCCGCATCCCCTCCTGCGCCGTCGTCGGCAACAGCGGCATCCTCCTGCGCGCCAACCACGGCGCCCTCATCGACTCCCACGCCGCCGTGTTCCGCCTCAACAACGCCCGCATCTCAGGCTACGCCGCGCACGTCGGTAGCAAGACCAACTTCTCTTTCATCAACAGCAACATCCTTCACCTCTGCGCGCGCCGGCCCGGCTGCTTCTGCCACCCCTACGGCCACGGCGTCCCCATCCTGCTCTACATCTGCCAGGCCGCCCATTTCCTCGATGTCGCCGCCTGCAACGCCACCTCGTCCTCCCACCACGGCTCCCCGATCTCCGTCACCGATGcccgcctcgacgtcctctgCGCGCGCATCGTCAAGTACTACTCCCTCCGCCGATTCGTCGTCGAGACCGGCCGCGCGCCCGAGGAGTGGGACCGCGCACACGACGCCGCCATGTTCCATTACTCGTCCGGGATGCAGGCCATCATGGTCGCGGTGGGAGTGTGTGACAAAGTCAGCGTGTTCGGCTTCGGCAAGTCTTCCGACGCCAAGCACCATTACCACAGCAACCAAAAGGCGGAGCTAGACCTCCACGACTACGAAGCGGAGTACGCTTTCTACCACGACCTCTCCGAGCATCCGCAGGTAGTCCCGTTCCTCAAGGATTCCGGGCTCACCGTCCCGCCCGTCGTCTTCTACCATTAG
- the LOC8058944 gene encoding uncharacterized protein LOC8058944, translating to MGKSGKKPRESHRQGRGRRASHFGDEDGDDLPSSAYDAPPRPNEDSSDDNDDTSEATAEDEPERDAEAGEQDQWRAGSMPSKFHLYQLSVQSPKGDISYLQKFFLMYVGGRVPLHLQEDFCGTALLSTEWIRTDARRTAIGLDLDLESLEWCLEHNLSKIGVDGYSRMLLFHGNVLQPKDARLVKQKFSDLVHGLNVNSDNGSGSNSCEQTDLADSKCLANSTMSEATFPGRDIICAFNYSCCCLHSRKDLVLYFRHVCSALSKRGGIFVMDVYGGTSSERKLRLQRKFPSFTYFWEQDEFDIISRQTRISLHFQAGKKQMLKHAFTYHWRLWSIPEIKDCLEEAGFKSVHIWIREMPNTQSSGNTKEYNANRDVKYEESQRFNQGDAWNAYIVGVANI from the exons ATGGGCAAAAGCGGAAAGAAACCGAGGGAATCGCACCGGCAGGGCCGCGGCCGCCGGGCGTCGCACTTCGGCGACGAGGACGGCGACGACTTACCTTCGTCAGCCTACGACGCGCCACCGCGCCCAAACGAGGACTCCTCTGACGACAACGACGACACCAGCGAAGCAACAGCGGAGGATGAACCAGAGAGGGATGCGGAAGCGGGTGAGCAGGACCAATGGCGAGCCGGATCAATGCCTTCCAAGTTTCACTTATACCAGCTCTCCGTGCAG TCGCCAAAGGGGGACATCAGCTACCTGCAGAAGTTCTTCCTGATGTACGTCGGCGGGCGCGTCCCTCTCCACCTGCAGGAGGATTTCTGTGGCACGGCCCTCCTCAG CACCGAGTGGATCCGTACTGATGCAAGAAGAACAGCAATCGGCTTAGATTTGGATCTTGAGTCACTTGAGTGGTGCCTTGAACACAACCTAAGCAAGATTGGAGTTGATGGATATTCAAGAATGTTGCTTTTCCATGGAAATGTTCTACAACCAAAGGATGCCCGTCTTGTCAAGCAAAAGTTTAGTGATCTTGTGCATGGTCTCAATGTGAACAGCGACAATGGCTCAGGAAGTAACAGTTGCGAGCAGACGGATCTTGCTGACTCAAAGTGCTTAGCCAATTCGACCATGTCAGAGGCAACTTTTCCTGGAAGGGATATTATCTGTGCATTCAACTACAGCTGCTGTTGCCTGCATAGTCGAAAGGACTTGGTTTTGTATTTCCGGCATGTATGCAGTGCGCTCTCAAAAAGAGGTGGTATATTTGTAATGGATGTATATGGTGGCACATCATCTGAACGCAAATTACGTCTCCAGCGGAAATTCCCCAGCTTCACG TATTTCTGGGAGCAAGATGAGTTTGATATCATCAGTCGCCAAACAAGGATCAGTCTCCACTTTCAAGCTGGAAAAAAACAAATGCTGAAGCATGCTTTCACATACCATTGGCGCCT ATGGTCgataccagagatcaaggactGCTTGGAGGAAGCTGGGTTCAAGTCCGTTCACATATGGATCAGGGAGATGCCAAATACCCAGTCAAGTGGAAACACCAAGGAATATAATGCCAACCGAGACGTGAAGTACGAAGAATCGCAGCGTTTCAATCAAGGAGATGCTTGGAACGCCTACATCGTTGGAGTAGCAAATATCTAG
- the LOC8058943 gene encoding transcription initiation factor TFIID subunit 12: MDAPPPSQPDAAAAPPSSTTASAPSPAPPSNPPTSTAAAAAPASDSAITTSNPNPATAANPTQTLEAPGPVPAAARPPPPRMRPPYTHLAAPITMSSSSSGAATAAASSASVPAASSAAPPVPRGGVVLGVPAPRPAQTPAGYTGFVPPPPLAHQFGLMHRGPDQPPPSSSQFRQPSPGIQNIGMAGSINTSQMRPGAISGPQQPRPGLPSSTTTIPSGSQMPGSQRAPSQSLMRPMTVSSPSPLPASQQTPQSSSSTFRPQQRPQISQPRPQQSAPVTPPQQNIILTQQQQQQQQQHQKQQQQSSSHQNQQSTAPKNQPQLSQQPAARTPISMTPKPDSPAVPNVAVLQSVDAAATDANGSETGARLITKRSIHELVAQIDPNEKLDPEVEDVLIDIAEDFVESVTTFACSLAKHRKSSTLEAKDVLLHAERSWNITLPGFSGDEIKLYKKQHINDIHRERLALIKKSMATDTRISAAQAAANQKNQTPKPPAPASP, encoded by the exons ATGGACGCGCCTCCGCCCTCGCAGCCGgacgccgcggcggcgccgccctCCTCGACCACGGCTTCTGCTCCCTCTCCGGCGCCACCATCCAACCCACCCACTtctaccgccgccgccgcagcacccGCGTCCGATTCCGCCATCACCACATCTAACCCGAACCCAGCTACCGCCGCAAACCCCACTCAAACCCTAGAGGCTCCAGGCCCCGTCCCCGCGGccgcgcggccgccgccgccgcgaatgAGGCCGCCTTACACCCACCTGGCCGCGCCCATCACGATGTCGTCGTCCTCCTCTGGGGCTGCCACAGCCGCGGCCTCCTCGGCTTCCGTCCCGGCCGCTTCCTCCGCGGCTCCTCCTGTGCCACGCGGTGGGGTTGTTCTGGGGGTGCCTGCGCCGCGTCCCGCACAGACGCCCGCTGGTTACACTGGGTTCGTTCCGCCGCCTCCGCTTGCTCACCAGTTTGGATTGATGCATCGCGGTCCTGACCAGCCCCCGCCTTCATCTTCGCAG TTTAGGCAACCTTCCCCTGGGATTCAGAATATTGGGATGGCTGGATCCATTAACACATCCCAGATGAGGCCAGGAGCAATATCTGGTCCGCAGCAGCCCAGACCTGGACTTCCATCATCAACAACTACTATCCCATCTGGTAGCCAAATGCCAGGTTCACAA AGAGCCCCCTCTCAGTCTTTAATGAGGCCGATGACTGTGAGTTCTCCTTCTCCTTTGCCGGCTTCACAGCAAACTCCACAAAGTTCATCTTCAACATTTAGGCCCCAACAGAGGCCACAAATTTCGCAACCAAGACCACAACAATCTGCACCTGTGACTCCACCTCAACAGAACATAATTTtaacacagcagcagcagcagcagcagcagcagcatcagaAGCAACAACAACAGAGTTCCTCACATCAAAATCAACAAAGTACTGCCCCAAAAAATCAGCCACAACTTTCTCAGCAGCCAGCCGCTCGTACTCCAATATCAATGACACCAAAGCCTGATTCACCAGCTGTACCAAATGTTGCTGTTTTACAATCTGTGGATGCAGCTGCAACTGATGCAAATGGTAGTGAAACTGGTGCTCGACTAATCACCAAGAGAAGCATACATGAATTAGTTGCACAG ATTGATCCTAATGAAAAACTGGATCCTGAAGTTGAAGATGTTCTTATTGACATCGCGGAAGATTTTGTTGAGTCT GTCacaacatttgcttgttctttagCAAAGCATAGGAAGTCAAGCACATTAGAAGCAAAAGATGTACTTCTCCATGCAG AGAGAAGCTGGAATATCACCTTGCCAGGCTTCAGTGGTGATGAAATCAAACTATACAAGAAACAG CACATAAATGATATTCACAGGGAGAGGCTTGCTCTG ATCAAGAAGTCCATGGCGACTGACACAAGAATCTCTGCTGCCCAAGCAGCAGCTAACCAGAAAAACCAGACTCCGAAACCACCTGCCCCAGCTTCCCCGTGA